In Staphylococcus lloydii, the following proteins share a genomic window:
- the rbsK gene encoding ribokinase, whose amino-acid sequence MTNKVVVLGSTNVDQFLSVERYAKPGETLHVDNAQKAFGGGKGANQAIASARLNAQTTFVSKVGKDDLANFMFDDFKEAGINTQYISKSETADTGQAFITVDAEGHNTIYVYGGANMAITPEDVNTAKDEIAQSDYVVAQLEVPVEAIIQAFKIARDAGVTTILNPAPAEVLPQELLVLTDVIIPNEFEAATLSGISVVDKASMEQNANYFLELGIKVVIITIGEQGTYYAVKEDSGFVEAYKVNAIDTTAAGDTFIGAFVSKFKMDELNLTEAIDYANKAASLTVQRSGAQASIPLAKEVQ is encoded by the coding sequence ATGACAAACAAAGTAGTAGTTTTAGGATCAACAAATGTGGATCAATTTTTGTCAGTAGAACGATATGCAAAACCGGGAGAAACGTTACATGTAGATAATGCACAGAAAGCTTTTGGTGGAGGCAAAGGCGCTAACCAAGCGATAGCTTCTGCTCGTCTGAACGCACAAACGACCTTCGTTTCTAAAGTCGGAAAAGACGATTTAGCTAACTTTATGTTCGATGATTTCAAAGAAGCGGGTATTAATACGCAATATATTTCAAAATCTGAAACTGCCGACACAGGACAAGCTTTTATCACGGTTGATGCTGAAGGTCATAATACTATATACGTATATGGTGGGGCTAATATGGCTATTACACCGGAAGACGTAAACACGGCTAAAGACGAAATTGCCCAATCAGATTATGTCGTTGCGCAATTAGAAGTACCTGTGGAAGCGATCATCCAAGCTTTTAAAATCGCTAGAGATGCAGGCGTTACGACGATATTAAATCCAGCACCGGCAGAAGTTTTACCACAGGAATTGTTGGTGTTAACGGATGTAATTATTCCGAATGAGTTTGAGGCAGCAACATTATCAGGTATTTCTGTTGTCGATAAAGCGTCTATGGAACAAAATGCTAATTACTTTTTAGAATTAGGAATTAAGGTTGTTATTATTACGATAGGTGAACAAGGAACTTATTATGCAGTGAAAGAAGACTCTGGATTTGTCGAAGCATATAAAGTGAATGCGATAGATACAACTGCAGCGGGTGACACATTTATCGGTGCATTCGTCAGCAAGTTTAAAATGGATGAATTAAATTTAACTGAGGCCATCGATTATGCCAATAAAGCAGCATCACTAACAGTACAACGCAGTGGCGCACAAGCGTCCATACCTTTAGCGAAAGAAGTACAATAA